DNA sequence from the Thermococcus gammatolerans EJ3 genome:
GGCGATGAACGAGTACTACCTCAGATACCGCGCCAACGTCCACAGAGGTGTTCACAGACTCTCCCAGATGGCGACGCACAGGTACGAGGAGAGCAGGAAGGTGGTTGCGGACTTCATCAACGCGAAGTTCGAGGAGGTGGTTTTCACCAAGAACACGAGCGAGAGCCTTAACCTTGTGGCTCTCGGCCTTGAGGGCATCTTCAGGCCCGGAGATAAGATAGTAACGACTCCCTACGAGCACCACTCGGATTTGCTCCCCTGGCAGAGATTAGCTAAAAAGCTCGATCTCAGGCTTGAGTTCATCGAAGGGGACGACGAGGGCAACCTCGATTTAAGCGATGCGGAAAAGAAGATTAAGGGAGCCAAGCTCGTCGCGGTCCAGCACGTCTCCAACGCGCTTGGCGTCATCCATGAGGTCGAAGAACTCGGAAGGATTGCGAAGGAGGAAGGGGCGATATTCGTCGTCGATGCCGCTCAGAGCGTAGGCCACATGGAGGTAGACGTTAAAAAGCTCCATGCGGACTTTTTAGCTTTCTCGGGCCACAAGGGGCCGATGGGGCCGACTGGAATTGGAGTGCTCTACATCAACGAGGAGTTCTTCGACGTCTTCGAGCCGCCGCTAATCGGAGGTGGAACGATTGAGGACGTTTCCCTCGACGGTTACAAGCTGACCGAGCCGCCGGAGCGCTTTGAAGCGGGAACGCCGAACATAGGGGGAGCGATAGGCCTCGCCGCGGGAATAAGGTACATAGAGAAGATTGGGATAGACAAAATCGAGAGGCAGGAGAGG
Encoded proteins:
- a CDS encoding cysteine desulfurase, yielding MRIPEDVRKDIPLTSEVIYFDNTATSLTPKPVVEAMNEYYLRYRANVHRGVHRLSQMATHRYEESRKVVADFINAKFEEVVFTKNTSESLNLVALGLEGIFRPGDKIVTTPYEHHSDLLPWQRLAKKLDLRLEFIEGDDEGNLDLSDAEKKIKGAKLVAVQHVSNALGVIHEVEELGRIAKEEGAIFVVDAAQSVGHMEVDVKKLHADFLAFSGHKGPMGPTGIGVLYINEEFFDVFEPPLIGGGTIEDVSLDGYKLTEPPERFEAGTPNIGGAIGLAAGIRYIEKIGIDKIERQERKLVKRTTEGLDELEIPWYGPRNLDKHAGVVSFNVPPLHPHDVAAILDENNIMVRSGHHCALPVMKKLGIDGTVRASFHVYNSLEEVETFLGVMEVLVKSLRG